The following DNA comes from Leptolyngbya sp. BL0902.
TCAAGCCGCTTTCCTCAAACGGCTCAACGAATCCTACGAACCTATGCGTAAGGTCAAAGCCGCATCAAAGAAAAAAGGTAAGGGCAAAGAGCAGGAGGCTTAAACCATGACGCAAATTGAGCTAGAGCTTCAAACGCTCCCACCACCCTATCAAACGGCCCAACTACTAGAGCTATGGTGCGCTGAGCCTGTCTTTTTTGCCTCCAGAGAGCTATCAGACACCTACTACACCGAGGACACTATTGGGAACTATGCCCTGGCCTATGCCCTCGGCTGGGCGCGATCGCCCTATCGCTTACTAGGTCAGGCAACGGGGCGACCTACTTATCTAGAAGATCTCACCCCCTTGGCAGGCCAGCGCTATATTCTTCCCGCTTGGCCTGTCGCATGCTCAGCGTCCTTCAGATTTGAACGGTTTAACGCACTCTCAGATTCTTATTGGTATGCCATGACCAATAACCGGGTGGCCATTGCCAGAGAAGACCTGCCCCTAAAACGCACGGGCAAGAAGCCAAATACGTTCCGGCCTAGCAACTTTCCCCAAACAGGTCGCCTGCGGATGATTGAGCGAGGCAGCCGCTTCCAAACTATTGTCTTTGGCAATGGAGAGTTGCCTGAATATATTCGGGTTGGCAAATTTATGAGCAAAGTTAGGGTAGAAGTCGTAAAGACCGTTAGCGTCATAGCCCAACCTCCAGGGGAGTACAACTGCCACGCCTACCTAAACTCAGCCGATCTTCCCGCTGGACTTAGCTTATTGAGTTTTGACTTGATCTCAATTCCGCCTGCTTCGTTGCTTAAAAACCTGCGGTTTAGTGGTGCCGCTTGGCAGGTAGGCGATTATACTCTCCCCGCCAACCTGGAATTTTGTGGAGGACGCAATCATGGATAGCCTCAAAATTCACCTCGAACCTCGTAGTATTGCGACCTGCCCTAATCCCGATCTTCCACCGGAACTATTGAATGTCTTTGGAAAGGATGTTCTGCAACATCAGTACGAAGTGTATGAAGCAGCTAAAACTCACGACATTATTCTCGATTTAGCCCCCACAGGGACAGGTAAAACGAAAGCGGGCCTGAGCGTTATTCATCACAATAGCGAGCGCAATGCCATTTATATTGCTCCTACAAACGCCCTGATTGAACAACAAGCTGAAGCAGCAGAGAAATTTGTCAAAGCTACTGGGCTCCCTCATGTTGTGAAAGCTGCATCTGCACGACACGTCAAACAGTGGAGCGATGAGCGGGTAGGCAATCGCTCTGGCGAGAAACTTTATAATGTTCTCCGCGAGCCTGCCACAGTCTTTCCAGAATGCGCTGGCAGGCCGATTTTACTGGTGACCAACCCTGATATTTTCTATTACGCAACATTCTTTGCCTACAACCGATTAGACCACAGCAACATCGCCAGTGCCTTTTATAGCAGCTTTGCAACTGTTATCTTCGATGAATTTCATCTTTATGACTCAAAACAACTTGTGAGCTTGCTATTTTACTTAGCTCTATCGCATTCATTTGGTTATTTCCGAGACAATCGAAAAGTTGTACTGTTGACTGCGACTCCTGAAGCAGCCTGTGAAGCAGCACTTATAAAACTTGAAGAAGCAGGAGCCAAAATTTATCACGTTGATGGTGAGACCCAAACGGATCGTGTGATTCCTTCACAAACGGCTGTCAGTTTGGAGATCCGTAAGCAACTGGAAAAAAAGAAACTTATTTCAGAAATAGCTAACGAAGTCTTAATGAGAGTGAAAGAAAATCCTAATCAGTTTGGAGCTGTTATTCTGGACTCTCTCGATCAAGTCGATCAATTGAATGATTGTTTATGTAATGCAGGTATTGAAAATTTGCGAGGGCGAATTACAGGTGCTATCAAATCTAAAAGTGAACGTCATGAGGCAGCACAGAAACAGATTATTCTTGCAACTAGTACAGTGGATGTCGGCTTCAATTTTGAGCGAGACGCCGAATCTGAACGTCAGAATCTGGATTGGTTAATCTTTTCAACTCGCGATCGCTTCTCTTTTTGGCAGAGAATTGGGCGTGTGGGTCGGGTCTTAGGCAAAAAGCAGACCGATGTACCATCTGAAGTAATCGCATACCTTCCAGAGAAAGCGTGGGAAGAAGGTATCGAAAACTTAGATCGCACTGGTGGTCGAGAGGCATTGAAGCAGACTCTTGAGAACCTAATTTGCATGAAACGTCAATTTCTAGAAATCTACTGGAAATCTGAGGCATTCCTAGAAATTGCTCGTCCACTACTTGAACTTGAGAGTGCGCTTCACAACTTAGAAGAAGAGAAGCTAGTTCAAGATTTATATACTACCTTGCAAAAAATATTTGGTGGTTCTCGCTCTTGGAATTATTATAAGCAGCGAATGATGCAAATTATTACTGCTGAAGCCTTAGCTAAAGCTCCGATTAAACCAAAGAAAGAAGGCCAATGGTCGTTTATCAAGATTCTCTTCAAACAGTCGCCGTACATACGTCAAAGCTTTATCAGGAAGTTTTTGGAATTTAATTATCCAGAACAACTTGAAGCGTTGAGTAGACAAGAATTTTCGATGGAAGAGCTTGAGAAGGAATTTAAGGATTATGAGGAAACTGCTGTTGAGTTAAAAGAATTCGCGATTTTCTGGAAGACTGTGTGGTCACCTCTATTTCGATTTCGAGATAGCTTGTTTGATAGTTTAACCATTTATGATCCACACAACTTCCTCCTAGACAAGATTGGTGAGACTGATTTAGATCCGTTTCATTTGCTCAGATTTTATGAATTTATATCTGATAATTTACGGATAGAGATTTATTCACGAGCTGAAGAAACCTATCAGCTTAGCTTCACACTTAACGTTGAAACGCTTTCACATTTTGAAGCTACTCAGCTTGGAAAGCTATGGGCATACCCGAATCTGAGTGTAAGACGGACATCTGGTGGAGCTGTAAGGCCAACTAAACTACCTGTCCCTCTGGAGAAAATATTGAGAGATAGCCTCATTCCAGGGGTCATCGTCAAAGAGCATGGTCAGGCCAAATGGGCGATCATCAAACTTAAGAGACAAGGTTTGGATTGTTATCCCATTCATGTTTCTAGTCACGACAGTCCGAGTTCAAAAGAGTATCTGTTCTTTCCCAGTCTTTCCGGAATTCTTGCGCTTGCGGCGGCTGGAGTAGCTTTACAAAGTCCTGATAATGAAGAATTCTGGGTTGCTTAACCATGCCATATAATCTTGTCTTCAACCTCATTTAGCCATGACAGACTTTGCCAAAATCATTGCATTATCTAGCCAAATTGCCGATCACTACCCAACCCTAAAACTGCTGATTCTCTTCGGCTCTAGGGCCAGAGGCGACCATGCGCCTAGCAGTGACTGGGACATGGCCTACCTCTGTGAGCCTAGTCCAGCCAAGGGAGAGCCTTGGTTCCCCAGAGCCGATTTACTCCTGACCCTGAGCGAACATAGTCACATTTCCAGCAATCGCCTCGACCTGATTGATCTCAGCACCTGCTCCGATATCCTCGCCCATGTTGTGGCTCAAGAGGGAAAACTCGTCTACGAGCGCGAACCCGGCGAGTTTGAGCGCTTCCGGCAGCAAGCGCTCAAAGCCCCCGCCGAACTGAAGCAGTATCGCCAAACCCAACGGGAAAAAGTACTCCAGGCGCTTGCGAGGTGGGGATCATGAGCCAGCTTAACCGCGAAGCTATCCTCAGCAAACTTAGCCGTATGGTTGATCGCCTCGACAGTCTCAAGCGGTTTGAGGCGATCAGCTTGTCGGCCTACCTGGAAGATGAAGATTGCCAACTCATTGTGGAAAGACAACTCGAACTGCTGATTCAATCGGCTCTGGATATCAACAAAGCGTTTCTCAAAAGGGCTACCAGTCCTAAAAATTCAGCAGCGATCAGCAACTATGAGTCCTTCATGGTGATGGGAGAACTGGGCTTCCTGCCGCCAACCCTAGCCCAGGCCATTGCTCCCTCTGGCAGCTTTCGTAATGTCTTGGCCCACGACTACGACGACATCGACGCGGATCAAGTCTATGCCGCTCTCCAAAAGGCCCTCACGCAATATCCGCAGTATGTGCGCGCCATTCACACCTACCTCGACACCTTAGAAGACTAACGGAAAGCATTCCCATGCCACACAGTCTTGTCCTCAATCTGATCCCCGAATCTCCCATCCCCCCAGGCTTTACCTCTGGCAAACACCTCCATGCCCTGTTTCTTAGCCTGGTGAGCTCTGTTGATGCGGAAATGGGCAATCGCTTCCATGCGAACCAGGCCAATAAATCCTTTACCCTCAGCCCTCTGCAACTCTTTAGCCAGCGGCGTGGGCAGGCCCAACCCTCGGCGGCAGAATCATTACGCTGGACTTACCGTCAGCCCATCCCTTCCCATACGCCTTGCTGGTGGCGGATTTCCCTGCTCGACGATCACCTGTTTAGGGATCTCAATCCGCTCTGGCTGAACCTCAACCCCAATCGCCCCTGGCACTTAGGCCCCGCCGACCTACACATCACCAGCATCCAAGGTACTCCCCAAAGTACTCAGCCCTGGGCCAATTTTTGCCCCTACCAGCAGATCTATGAGCAAGCCTCGGAGCAAGAACGTAAGCTTACCCTTCAGTTCTATACCCCGACGGCTTTTCGTCAGGGACAGTTTGATTCTGCCTTGCCCACGCCGGATCGCGTTTTTGGCAGCCTGCTGCGTCGCTGGAATCACTACAGCGGCTTAGATTTTCCCGCTGATATCCTAGCGGCGGTGCAGCCCAGCTCCTTCGACATTCGCACTGAGGTCGCCATCGATCCGCGCCGTCAATTCCAGCACACTGGCGCAAAAATCAACCCCAGCAGCCAGTTCACGGGCTGTGTTGGCAAAGTCACCTATCAAGTCTTGGGCCAGGTCGATGCTCTAACGATGAAACGGCTCAACACCCTCGCTGACTTTGCCCTTTATGCGGGCGTTGGCCGCAAAACGCCGATGGGCATGGGTGTCACCCGCCGTGTCCCTTCATCCTAAAGTCCGGGTGCGAAGCGACTACCCCCTATCTCGCCCCCGGCGTCATCCTATTCAGGAGTCAAAACGATGACGGAAATCGACTACATTCCCATTGCGGCGCTGAACCAATACGCCTATTGTCCCCACCGCTGCTGGCGTATGTTCTGTGCGGGGGAGTTCATCGACAATCAGTACACTCTGGAAGGGACGGGGCTGCATGATCGTGTCCATACCCTTGGCAGTAACCACCGTGATGAGACCTGGCAGGTACGCGCCATCTGGCTGAAAAGCGACCGCTATGGCCTCATCGGCAAATCTGACCTGATCGAAGAAGCCGACGGTCAGCTCTATCCGGTGGAGTACAAACGGGGCCACCGGGGCGAATTTGACAATGACGAGCTGCAAGTCTGCGCCCAGGCGCTTTGTTTGGAAGATATGACGGGGCAATTGGTGGCGCAGGGCTTTGTTTACTATGCCCAGTCGCACCAGCGGCAACGGGTTGAGCTGACCCCAGCCCTGCGAGCCGATGCGGTGGCGACCATTCAAGCCGTTCGTACCCTGCTCCACACTGGGCAAATGCCCCGACCGGAATACAGCCCACGCTGCCGGGGTTGCAGCCTCTACGGCGGTTGCTTACCCCAAGCGGCTAAGAAGGTTAGTTGCTATCGCGAAACAATGTAAAAAGTAATGTAAAAAGTGAGGCCCCATGGGAACGGTTTATATTTCCACTGACGATGCGTTTATTGGCAAAACGGATGAACGGCTGCGGGTACGTGCCCAAAAAGAAACACTGCTGGATGTGCCCCTCATTAAAGTGGATGGCGTGGTTGTGTTGGGCCGAGCAACGGTTTCTCCGGCAGCTCTGATGGAACTATTGGAACGTAAAATTCCCCTGAGCTTTATGACAGGAACGGGGCGATTTTTGGGGCGGTTAGAACCGGAACTCAACAAAAATATTTTTGTGCGGTCGGCCCAGTGGCAGGCGGCGGGTGAAACAGAGCGTTCGATTCATGCGGTGCAAGGGTTTATTCGCGGCAAGCTGAAAAATTATCGCACGATGCTATTGCGGGCTCAGCGTGAGGGAATTGATGGACTAGAATCAGCGATTACTCGCCTAGAACAGACGATTAACCCAATTAATCAAACGGCGGTGATTGATGCCCTGCGCGGATTGGAAGGAGCGGGTAGTGCGGCCTATTTTGGCCACTTTGGTCGCCTAATTCGGAATGCTGATTTTAGTTTTACCACGCGCAATCGCCGCCCACCTACTGATCCGGTGAATGCCCTACTGAGCTTTGGCTATGCGTTGCTGACCCACGATGTACAGGGTGCTATCAATATCGTGGGTTTTGATCCCTACCTGGGCTATCTCCACACCCAGCGCTATGGCCGCCCCTCTCTGGCCCTTGACCTAATGGAAGAATTTCGTCCCTTGGTGGTGGATTCGATGGTGCTATCGGCCATTAACCGAAAGGCTCTGACTCCTGACGACTTTTCTAGCGAACCGCTGAGCCATGCTGTTTCGCTAACGGATGAGGGACGACGCAAATTTCTTCGTCTCTATGAACAAAAGAAACAATCTAAGTTCAAACATCCCGTTCTTGGTCGCCAATGCACGTATCAAGAAGCCTTTGAAATTCAAGCGCGTTTGCTAGCAAAATATCTCATGGCAGAGACAGAGCAATATCCACCGCTAGTATTGAAATAGTTTAGAGTAGGAGATAGGGAAGTTTTTCTTCTATCTCCTCTAACCCTATTTCCTATAGTCTGTTCTCTCTAATCTATCTCCTAGCCCCTAATTCGATGCACGTTGTTGTTACCTACGATATCTCTGAAGATAAGCGGCGCACTAAAATTCATAAGATTCTTTCTTCCTATGGTCAGTGGATGCAATTCAGTGTGTTTGAATGTAACCTAACGGCGACGGAATATACTAAATTACGTAATCGTCTCAATAAACTAATTAAGCCAGATACGGATAGCATTCGATTTTACTTTCTCTGTGAGTGCTGTCAGCAGAAGGTGGAGCGTATCGGCGGGGAGGAGGTGCGCGATGAAACGGTGTTTTTTGCCTGAGGAATTGCCGCGCCTGGGGGGGTGTTGGTCTTTTGGAGGCTCTTCTATCGCCCGAAAGGCTGTCTATCAGCTAGGTTTGGCGTTTGATGATGCTTCTGAGATTCGCGCAATGGCTGCATCCCTCGTCTCATCACGGTTTCTGGATTTAGACGATGTGTTTAGAGGGCTGTTTTTGCAAGGCGAAATGCTAAAATTGGGGGGTTCGCGCTTTTGTACTTTGAAAACTAAATATGACAAGGCTTTCAGAGGCCCGCCGCTCCAATCCACCCCAAACCCTCTCAGGGATTGAAACCCCTTGGACTCCAGCGGGAATTGAGCAGCGCAATGGGCGCTCCAATCCACCCCAAACCCTCTCAGGGATTGAAACGATCTCCTGATATTTCTCCACCAGGGTGAAGGCCAGCTCCAATCCACCCCAAACCCTCTCAGGGATTGAAACCAGTGGTTCATCACGGGCAGCACCACCACGGGCAAGGTAGCTCCAATCCACCCCAAACCCTCTCAGGGATTGAAACGATCCAAGGTTGATCCTTGGATCAACCTTGGATCGCTCCAATCCACCCCAAACCCTCTCAGGGATTGAAACGAGGCGAAATCGACCGCACGGGGGGCGGTGACACCGCTCCAATCCACCCCAAACCCTCTCAGGGATTGAAACCCGCGTCACCCGTGGCATCACCACGGCGCGTTCCTCGCTCCAATCCACCCCAAACCCTCTCAGGGATTGAAACGTCGTGTGGCCTTAGAAGATAGCTTGTATATCTGCGGCTCCAATCCACCCCAAACCCTCTCAGGGATTGAAACTACCCACTTGCACAGTGAAGGAGCGGTGCAGCGGTCTGCTCCAATCCACCCCAAACCCTCTCAGGGATTGAAACGCAACTTTTCCGAGGATGGCCCCGACGGTTTTTGCCGGCTCCAATCCACCCCAAACCCTCTCAGGGATTGAAACCGAGACAATCCTAATTCGGCATCCATGCCTGAATCGCTCCAATCCACCCCAAACCCTCTCAGGGATTGAAACTAGATGGATGATGAACGGATTGCCCCCCAGCAGCAGCTCCAATCCACCCCAAACCCTCTCAGGGATTGAAACGGGACAGTCCGCTAGGGGACAGGGATTTTCTAGGCAGCTCCAATCCACCCCAAACCCTCTCAGGGATTGAAACACCTGGTGTTCTACCGTCAACGCCTGAGCCACCTGGCTCCAATCCACCCCAAACCCTCTCAGGGATTGAAACCTGGCGGGGTGACTGTGGAGCGGGAAAGCTGATGAAGCTCCAATCCACCCCAAACCCTCTCAGGGATTGAAACCCCGGTGGGTTCATCCGTCCAAGGATTGAGGGCCGCTCCAATCCACCCCAAACCCTCTCAGGGATTGAAACAATGACGACGGGTTGGCATCGCTTGACCGATTGGTGCTCCAATCCACCCCAAACCCTCTCAGGGATTGAAACATTTTAGACCCCCATGCCGACGACAACCTAGAAAGCTCCAATCCACCCCAAACCCTCTCAGGGATTGAAACACCGCTGGGCAAGTGGTCGCCCTGGTGAGCCCCAGCTCCAATCCACCCCAAACCCTCTCAGGGATTGAAACAAGACCTCAATATGCGCCACGAGAAGCCGCGCATGCTCCAATCCACCCCAAACCCTCTCAGGGATTGAAACCCCTGTTTGATGATGCAGGGAATCATGGAAAGCTTGCTCCAATCCACCCCAAACCCTCTCAGGGATTGAAACGTTCCCGTATGATCGGAGCATGGTGGCACGGGTGGCTCCAATCCACCCCAAACCCTCTCAGGGATTGAAACTTGACGGTGGTACGCTTTACCCAACGCACAAAAAAGCTCCAATCCACCCCAAACCCTCTCAGGGATTGAAACATAGTACCAGCTCCCTCCGTGGCCTTAAATTGTGGCTCCAATCCACCCCAAACCCTCTCAGGGATTGAAACGCAACGCCACCGGGCTTTCCTGGCAGCGGTGAACGAGCTCCAATCCACCCCAAACCCTCTCAGGGATTGAAACGAGACTAGCCCATCGGCTAAGAGTGGATGCTGCATAGCTCCAATCCACCCCAAACCCTCTCAGGGATTGAAACTCTTCGGTGCAGTTCAGCAGGTGGCGGATCACCTGGCTCCAATCCACCCCAAACCCTCTCAGGGATTGAAACCAATAGCGCGACCGCGAAGCAGACCCTCTACCACTACGCTCCAATCCACCCCAAACCCTCTCAGGGATTGAAACATCGAGCTTTCTATGCCCACGCTTGAAAACGAAGCTCCAATCCACCCCAAACCCTCTCAGGGATTGAAACGGAACTGACCTTTAGACGAACGCATATCAACGATGGCTCCAATCCACCCCAAACCCTCTCAGGGATTGAAACCACCCCTATCCCCTGGATTCATGGACTGTGGGTTAGCTCCAATCCACCCCAAACCCTCTCAGGGATTGAAACGCCCAATTGGCTACTAAGATTCTCTGGATTGTTGCTCCAATCCACCCCAAACCCTCTCAGGGATTGAAACTGTGAAGGATATAATCAACGCTTATCAGAATCTATGCTCCAATCCACCCCAAACCCTCTCAGGGATTGAAACGATTAAGGCGGTGGAACGATTCGACCTGGCCACGGCTCCAATCCACCCCAAACCCTCTCAGGGATTGAAACATCCCCGCCAACTTGGTTAAAATCCTGCCTGCCCCGCTCCAATCCACCCCAAACCCTCTCAGGGATTGAAACTAAACGCAAAAACTAACCCCCAGCGGTTGCCGGGGCTCCAATCCACCCCAAACCCTCTCAGGGATTGAAACTCGAAAAAACCACTCCCCTGCTGGGCCGACTGAACGCTCCAATCCACCCCAAACCCTCTCAGGGATTGAAACATCCAATCAATCCCCATCGCCTTGGAAGCTTCAGAGCTCCAATCCACCCCAAACCCTCTCAGGGATTGAAACCTAGGGCGTCCTCCCCTGGGTTGGCGTCTAGGGGGCTCCAATCCACCCCAAACCCTCTCAGGGATTGAAACTGGGGTGATGGCCTGCTATGGACTGCGGAACCATGGCTCCAATCCACCCCAAACCCTCTCAGGGATTGAAACATCACGCTCTGTTAAGAACGCCAGACAGCCCGGAGCGCTCCAATCCACCCCAAACCCTCTCAGGGATTGAAACCCGGGAAGCGGCCCGTGCCGCTGCCGCCCTGGACGCTCCAATCCACCCCAAACCCTCTCAGGGATTGAAACTAAGCCCTACCATGCCGTGTTTGATAGGTTTGGCGCTCCAATCCACCCCAAACCCTCTCAGGGATTGAAACAGCAGTGTTGAACAAAGCGGAATAATACTCAAGTTCGCTCCAATCCACCCCAAACCCT
Coding sequences within:
- the hepT gene encoding type VII toxin-antitoxin system HepT family RNase toxin yields the protein MSQLNREAILSKLSRMVDRLDSLKRFEAISLSAYLEDEDCQLIVERQLELLIQSALDINKAFLKRATSPKNSAAISNYESFMVMGELGFLPPTLAQAIAPSGSFRNVLAHDYDDIDADQVYAALQKALTQYPQYVRAIHTYLDTLED
- the cas2 gene encoding CRISPR-associated endonuclease Cas2 is translated as MHVVVTYDISEDKRRTKIHKILSSYGQWMQFSVFECNLTATEYTKLRNRLNKLIKPDTDSIRFYFLCECCQQKVERIGGEEVRDETVFFA
- the cas1d gene encoding type I-D CRISPR-associated endonuclease Cas1d, encoding MGTVYISTDDAFIGKTDERLRVRAQKETLLDVPLIKVDGVVVLGRATVSPAALMELLERKIPLSFMTGTGRFLGRLEPELNKNIFVRSAQWQAAGETERSIHAVQGFIRGKLKNYRTMLLRAQREGIDGLESAITRLEQTINPINQTAVIDALRGLEGAGSAAYFGHFGRLIRNADFSFTTRNRRPPTDPVNALLSFGYALLTHDVQGAINIVGFDPYLGYLHTQRYGRPSLALDLMEEFRPLVVDSMVLSAINRKALTPDDFSSEPLSHAVSLTDEGRRKFLRLYEQKKQSKFKHPVLGRQCTYQEAFEIQARLLAKYLMAETEQYPPLVLK
- the cas5d gene encoding type I-D CRISPR-associated protein Cas5/Csc1 — translated: MTQIELELQTLPPPYQTAQLLELWCAEPVFFASRELSDTYYTEDTIGNYALAYALGWARSPYRLLGQATGRPTYLEDLTPLAGQRYILPAWPVACSASFRFERFNALSDSYWYAMTNNRVAIAREDLPLKRTGKKPNTFRPSNFPQTGRLRMIERGSRFQTIVFGNGELPEYIRVGKFMSKVRVEVVKTVSVIAQPPGEYNCHAYLNSADLPAGLSLLSFDLISIPPASLLKNLRFSGAAWQVGDYTLPANLEFCGGRNHG
- the cas4 gene encoding CRISPR-associated protein Cas4, encoding MTEIDYIPIAALNQYAYCPHRCWRMFCAGEFIDNQYTLEGTGLHDRVHTLGSNHRDETWQVRAIWLKSDRYGLIGKSDLIEEADGQLYPVEYKRGHRGEFDNDELQVCAQALCLEDMTGQLVAQGFVYYAQSHQRQRVELTPALRADAVATIQAVRTLLHTGQMPRPEYSPRCRGCSLYGGCLPQAAKKVSCYRETM
- the cas3 gene encoding type I-D CRISPR-associated helicase Cas3'; the protein is MDSLKIHLEPRSIATCPNPDLPPELLNVFGKDVLQHQYEVYEAAKTHDIILDLAPTGTGKTKAGLSVIHHNSERNAIYIAPTNALIEQQAEAAEKFVKATGLPHVVKAASARHVKQWSDERVGNRSGEKLYNVLREPATVFPECAGRPILLVTNPDIFYYATFFAYNRLDHSNIASAFYSSFATVIFDEFHLYDSKQLVSLLFYLALSHSFGYFRDNRKVVLLTATPEAACEAALIKLEEAGAKIYHVDGETQTDRVIPSQTAVSLEIRKQLEKKKLISEIANEVLMRVKENPNQFGAVILDSLDQVDQLNDCLCNAGIENLRGRITGAIKSKSERHEAAQKQIILATSTVDVGFNFERDAESERQNLDWLIFSTRDRFSFWQRIGRVGRVLGKKQTDVPSEVIAYLPEKAWEEGIENLDRTGGREALKQTLENLICMKRQFLEIYWKSEAFLEIARPLLELESALHNLEEEKLVQDLYTTLQKIFGGSRSWNYYKQRMMQIITAEALAKAPIKPKKEGQWSFIKILFKQSPYIRQSFIRKFLEFNYPEQLEALSRQEFSMEELEKEFKDYEETAVELKEFAIFWKTVWSPLFRFRDSLFDSLTIYDPHNFLLDKIGETDLDPFHLLRFYEFISDNLRIEIYSRAEETYQLSFTLNVETLSHFEATQLGKLWAYPNLSVRRTSGGAVRPTKLPVPLEKILRDSLIPGVIVKEHGQAKWAIIKLKRQGLDCYPIHVSSHDSPSSKEYLFFPSLSGILALAAAGVALQSPDNEEFWVA
- the mntA gene encoding type VII toxin-antitoxin system MntA family adenylyltransferase antitoxin; translation: MTDFAKIIALSSQIADHYPTLKLLILFGSRARGDHAPSSDWDMAYLCEPSPAKGEPWFPRADLLLTLSEHSHISSNRLDLIDLSTCSDILAHVVAQEGKLVYEREPGEFERFRQQALKAPAELKQYRQTQREKVLQALARWGS
- the cas6 gene encoding CRISPR-associated endoribonuclease Cas6; this encodes MPHSLVLNLIPESPIPPGFTSGKHLHALFLSLVSSVDAEMGNRFHANQANKSFTLSPLQLFSQRRGQAQPSAAESLRWTYRQPIPSHTPCWWRISLLDDHLFRDLNPLWLNLNPNRPWHLGPADLHITSIQGTPQSTQPWANFCPYQQIYEQASEQERKLTLQFYTPTAFRQGQFDSALPTPDRVFGSLLRRWNHYSGLDFPADILAAVQPSSFDIRTEVAIDPRRQFQHTGAKINPSSQFTGCVGKVTYQVLGQVDALTMKRLNTLADFALYAGVGRKTPMGMGVTRRVPSS